Proteins from a single region of Humidesulfovibrio mexicanus:
- a CDS encoding hydrogenase iron-sulfur subunit yields MAEKLGVYICEGCDIGTSLNVDELVDYAKKGKLANICPVVKKSGVLCSPEGKAEIEADIAANGLDGVVLCACSPRVKWDIFNFGPAVQVERVNLREHCVWSYQEDPKVPNQLPLIAKDYVRMGMMKLSKSRIPAPEVPETFQTIMVLGGGFTGLTAAIEAAKLGREVVLVEKAGVLGGKAATMYKSFPLSAPYTQTEDTGIGALIDAVTASPKIKVLLNAELVSLEGAPGLYTATLNAGGEQKLEIGAVVLATGWVAGDKNYLAPMGYGSIKNVVTAAEFEAMVKAGEIKRPSDGKAPASVAILTDVSLCTAAAPAEEPCAEGEAAPAEAAPAEGEAEAPAYPSKESAKHLAYSSELTSLVALKHARYVREKLPQAMAYVLYDHMMVPGINERYYKAAQDEAGVMLSKASITGVSADSDGGVLVRAKDTLLGADIELKADLVVLPTAVVPVTAHEATMNFQYRQGPGFPDLDLFDGFADSNYICFPYETRRTGVYAAGCVRQPMTMATAREDAAGAVLKAVQCIGSANRGMAVHPRSGDMSFPVFNFQRCTQCKRCTEECPFGALDDDEKGTPKPNPTRCRRCGTCMGACPERVISFDNYNIDQIGSTIKEVYVPDDMVAGGPRVIVLACENDAYPALDMAAFRGKSWSPFVRFIPVRCLGSVNAIWIADAMSKGIDGVIMLGCKYGPDYQCHFVKGSELCSRRKVNIAESLGRLGVESERVEQYEISIDEYDKVPGIIERFMTEVITKFGPNPFKGY; encoded by the coding sequence ATGGCTGAAAAGCTTGGAGTGTATATCTGTGAAGGCTGCGACATCGGCACGTCCCTCAACGTGGACGAGCTGGTGGACTACGCGAAGAAAGGCAAGCTGGCCAACATCTGCCCCGTGGTGAAGAAGAGCGGCGTGCTCTGCAGCCCCGAGGGCAAGGCCGAGATCGAGGCCGACATCGCCGCCAACGGGCTGGACGGCGTGGTGCTCTGCGCCTGTTCGCCGCGCGTCAAATGGGACATCTTCAACTTCGGCCCGGCCGTGCAGGTGGAGCGCGTGAACCTGCGCGAGCACTGCGTGTGGAGCTACCAGGAAGACCCCAAGGTCCCGAACCAGCTCCCGCTCATCGCCAAGGACTACGTGCGCATGGGCATGATGAAGCTCTCCAAGAGCCGCATCCCCGCGCCCGAGGTCCCCGAGACCTTCCAGACCATCATGGTGCTTGGCGGCGGCTTCACCGGCCTCACCGCCGCCATCGAGGCCGCCAAGCTCGGCCGCGAGGTGGTCCTGGTGGAGAAGGCCGGCGTGCTCGGCGGCAAGGCCGCGACCATGTACAAGTCCTTCCCGCTCTCCGCGCCGTACACCCAGACCGAGGACACCGGCATCGGCGCGCTCATCGACGCCGTGACCGCCAGCCCCAAGATCAAGGTTCTGCTGAACGCCGAGCTCGTTTCCCTTGAGGGCGCGCCCGGCCTGTACACCGCCACGCTGAACGCAGGCGGCGAGCAGAAGCTTGAGATCGGCGCCGTGGTGCTGGCCACCGGCTGGGTGGCGGGCGACAAGAACTACCTGGCCCCCATGGGCTACGGCTCGATCAAGAATGTGGTCACCGCCGCGGAGTTCGAGGCCATGGTCAAGGCGGGCGAGATCAAGCGCCCCAGCGACGGCAAGGCCCCGGCCTCGGTCGCCATCCTGACCGATGTGTCCCTGTGCACCGCCGCCGCTCCAGCCGAGGAGCCCTGCGCCGAGGGCGAAGCCGCTCCGGCCGAGGCCGCCCCCGCCGAAGGCGAGGCCGAAGCCCCGGCGTACCCCTCCAAGGAGAGCGCCAAGCACCTGGCCTACAGCTCCGAGCTCACCAGCCTGGTGGCCCTGAAGCACGCCCGCTACGTGCGCGAGAAGCTGCCGCAGGCCATGGCCTACGTGCTCTACGACCACATGATGGTGCCCGGCATCAACGAGCGCTACTACAAGGCCGCGCAGGACGAGGCCGGGGTGATGCTCTCCAAGGCCAGCATCACCGGCGTCAGCGCCGACTCCGACGGCGGCGTGCTCGTCCGGGCCAAGGACACGCTCCTGGGCGCGGACATCGAGCTCAAGGCCGACCTTGTGGTGCTGCCCACCGCCGTGGTGCCCGTCACCGCGCACGAGGCGACCATGAACTTCCAGTACCGGCAGGGCCCCGGCTTCCCGGATCTGGATCTGTTCGACGGCTTCGCGGACTCGAACTATATCTGCTTCCCCTACGAGACCCGCCGCACCGGCGTGTACGCGGCCGGCTGCGTGCGCCAGCCCATGACCATGGCCACCGCCCGCGAGGACGCGGCCGGAGCCGTGCTCAAGGCCGTGCAGTGCATCGGCTCCGCCAACCGCGGCATGGCCGTGCACCCCAGAAGCGGCGACATGAGCTTCCCGGTATTCAACTTCCAGCGCTGCACCCAGTGCAAGCGCTGCACCGAGGAATGCCCCTTCGGCGCGCTGGACGACGACGAAAAGGGAACGCCGAAGCCGAATCCGACGCGCTGCCGCCGCTGCGGCACCTGCATGGGCGCCTGCCCCGAGCGCGTCATCAGCTTCGACAACTACAACATCGACCAGATCGGCTCCACCATCAAGGAAGTCTACGTTCCGGACGACATGGTGGCGGGCGGCCCGCGCGTCATTGTGCTGGCCTGCGAGAACGACGCCTACCCCGCCCTCGACATGGCGGCCTTCCGCGGCAAGAGCTGGAGCCCGTTCGTGCGGTTCATCCCCGTGCGTTGCCTGGGCTCGGTCAACGCCATCTGGATCGCCGACGCCATGAGCAAGGGCATCGACGGCGTGATCATGCTGGGCTGCAAGTACGGTCCGGACTACCAGTGCCACTTCGTCAAAGGCTCCGAGCTGTGCAGCCGCCGCAAGGTCAACATCGCCGAGTCGCTGGGCCGCCTGGGCGTGGAGTCCGAGCGCGTGGAGCAGTACGAGATCTCCATCGACGAATACGACAAGGTGCCGGGGATCATCGAGCGCTTCATGACCGAAGTCATCACCAAGTTCGGGCCCAACCCGTTCAAGGGCTACTAG
- a CDS encoding CoB--CoM heterodisulfide reductase iron-sulfur subunit A family protein, which produces MSNNSILVVGGGFAGITAALEAAEVGHEVYIVETNPYLGGRVAQLNQYFPKLCPPSCGLEIQFQRIKNNPRVKFFTMADVVSVAGGPGAFDVKIKIRPRYVNTNCTMCGECEKAATTTVKSEFDFGICERKTAYRTHLFAFPQRYVVDAAACAPGEMDAIKAACPYGAVEPADAEKTLDLQVGAIVWATGWKPYDMEKLTNLGGGKLKNVVSNMQFERLAAPNGPTSGKILRPGDGREPKRIAFVQCAGSRDENHLNYCSYICCMASLKHVTYIREKNPDARVTIYYIDLRTPGRYDNFKQKVEADDKLSLVKGKVAKIVEDEGLNPIVTVEDAVTGIKSEEKYDLVVLATGMQPSCAGTKLPVQVPVDEDGFITGGEDKGIIAAGCAKLPLDVMKTAQTGTGAAMKAIQTMVGR; this is translated from the coding sequence ATGTCGAACAACAGTATTCTCGTCGTCGGCGGCGGATTCGCCGGGATCACCGCCGCCCTCGAGGCCGCGGAAGTCGGCCACGAGGTCTACATCGTCGAGACGAATCCATATCTCGGCGGACGGGTGGCGCAGCTCAACCAATATTTCCCAAAGCTCTGCCCGCCCTCCTGCGGCCTGGAGATCCAGTTCCAGCGCATCAAGAACAACCCCAGGGTGAAGTTCTTCACCATGGCCGATGTGGTCAGCGTTGCAGGCGGCCCCGGCGCCTTTGACGTGAAGATCAAGATCCGCCCGCGCTATGTGAACACCAACTGCACCATGTGCGGCGAGTGCGAGAAGGCCGCAACCACCACCGTCAAGAGCGAGTTCGACTTCGGCATCTGCGAGCGCAAGACCGCCTACCGCACGCACCTGTTCGCCTTCCCGCAGCGCTACGTGGTGGACGCCGCCGCCTGCGCACCCGGCGAAATGGACGCCATCAAGGCCGCCTGCCCCTACGGCGCGGTTGAGCCAGCCGACGCCGAGAAGACCCTGGACCTGCAGGTGGGCGCCATCGTCTGGGCCACCGGCTGGAAGCCCTACGACATGGAGAAGCTCACCAATCTGGGCGGCGGCAAGCTCAAGAACGTGGTGTCGAACATGCAGTTCGAGCGCCTGGCCGCTCCCAACGGCCCCACGTCGGGCAAGATCCTGCGCCCCGGCGACGGCCGCGAGCCCAAGCGCATCGCCTTTGTGCAGTGCGCCGGCTCCCGCGACGAAAACCACCTGAACTACTGCTCCTACATCTGCTGCATGGCCTCCCTCAAGCACGTCACCTACATCCGCGAGAAGAACCCGGACGCGCGCGTCACCATCTACTACATCGACCTGCGCACCCCGGGCCGCTATGACAACTTCAAGCAGAAGGTGGAGGCCGACGACAAGCTGTCGCTGGTCAAGGGCAAGGTGGCCAAGATCGTGGAGGACGAAGGGCTGAACCCCATCGTCACCGTGGAGGACGCGGTCACCGGCATCAAAAGCGAGGAGAAGTACGACCTCGTGGTGCTGGCCACCGGAATGCAGCCCAGCTGTGCCGGGACCAAGCTTCCCGTTCAGGTCCCTGTTGACGAAGACGGCTTCATCACCGGCGGGGAAGACAAGGGGATTATCGCCGCCGGGTGCGCCAAGCTGCCCCTGGACGTGATGAAGACCGCCCAGACCGGGACCGGCGCCGCCATGAAAGCCATTCAAACCATGGTGGGGAGGTAA
- the aprA gene encoding adenylyl-sulfate reductase subunit alpha, translated as MPQIPAKEVVKGVPLAEPTIVEKHVDVLMVGGGMGNCGAAFEACRWADKVGGISVMLVDKASLERSGAVAQGLSAINTYIGKEQKSDDYVRMVRTDLMGLVREDLIFDLGRHVDDSVHLFEEWGLPVWIKKDGHNLDGAQAKAQGFSLRNGDAPVRSGRWQIMINGESYKVIVAEAAKKALGDDRYLERVFIVKLLLDANTPNRIAGAVGFSTRENKVYVFTCNACLVACGGAVNVFRPRSTGEGMGRAWYPVWNAGSTYTMCAQVGAEMTMMENRFVPARFKDGYGPVGAWFLLFKAKATNYKGEDYCATNRAMLKPYEDRGYAKGHVIPTCLRNHMMLREMREGRGPIFMDTKTALLTTINNDFKSPLWKHLESEAWEDFLDMCVGMANLWACTNCAPEDRGSEIMPTEPYLLGSHSGCCGIWVSGPDEAWVPEEYKVRASNGKVYNRMTTVEGLWTCADGVGASGHKFSSGSHAEGRIAGKQMVRWVVDHKDFKPTLAVKAADLAKEIYQPWYTYEQFKGASTAPEINPNYITPRNFMMRLIKCSDEYGGGCATLYMTSGALLKTAFWLMGMLEEDSKKLAARDLHELMRCWEQFHRLWTVRLHLQHIEFREETRYPGFYYRGDCMGLDDSKWKCFVNSKYDPAKKEVKIFKKPYIQIIPDAQ; from the coding sequence ATGCCTCAGATTCCCGCTAAAGAAGTCGTCAAAGGCGTGCCCCTGGCTGAGCCGACCATCGTCGAGAAGCATGTTGACGTTCTCATGGTCGGTGGCGGCATGGGCAACTGCGGCGCCGCGTTTGAAGCCTGCCGCTGGGCCGACAAGGTCGGCGGCATTTCCGTGATGCTGGTCGACAAGGCCTCCCTCGAGCGTTCCGGCGCCGTGGCCCAGGGTCTGTCCGCCATCAACACCTACATCGGCAAAGAGCAGAAGAGCGACGACTACGTCCGCATGGTCCGCACCGACCTCATGGGTCTGGTCCGCGAAGACCTGATCTTCGACCTCGGCCGTCACGTCGACGACTCCGTCCACCTGTTCGAGGAGTGGGGCCTGCCCGTCTGGATCAAGAAGGACGGCCACAACCTCGACGGCGCCCAGGCCAAGGCCCAGGGCTTCTCCCTGCGCAACGGCGACGCCCCCGTGCGTTCCGGCCGCTGGCAGATCATGATCAACGGCGAGTCGTACAAGGTCATCGTGGCCGAGGCCGCGAAAAAGGCCCTGGGCGACGACCGCTACCTGGAGCGCGTCTTCATCGTGAAGCTGCTCCTGGACGCCAACACCCCCAACCGCATCGCCGGCGCCGTTGGCTTCAGCACCCGCGAGAACAAGGTGTACGTCTTCACCTGCAACGCCTGCCTCGTGGCGTGCGGCGGCGCGGTGAACGTGTTCCGCCCCCGCTCCACCGGTGAGGGCATGGGCCGCGCCTGGTACCCCGTGTGGAACGCCGGTTCCACCTACACCATGTGTGCTCAGGTCGGCGCCGAGATGACCATGATGGAAAACCGCTTCGTGCCCGCCCGCTTCAAGGACGGTTACGGCCCGGTCGGCGCTTGGTTCCTGCTCTTCAAGGCCAAGGCCACCAACTACAAGGGCGAAGACTACTGCGCCACCAACCGCGCCATGCTCAAGCCCTACGAGGATCGTGGCTACGCCAAGGGTCACGTCATTCCGACCTGCCTGCGCAACCACATGATGCTGCGTGAAATGCGTGAAGGCCGCGGTCCCATCTTCATGGACACCAAGACCGCCCTGCTCACCACCATCAACAACGACTTCAAGAGCCCCCTGTGGAAGCACCTGGAGTCCGAGGCTTGGGAAGACTTCCTCGACATGTGCGTCGGCATGGCCAACCTCTGGGCCTGCACCAACTGCGCTCCCGAGGATCGCGGCTCCGAGATCATGCCCACCGAGCCGTACCTGCTCGGTTCCCACTCCGGCTGCTGCGGCATCTGGGTTTCCGGTCCGGACGAGGCCTGGGTTCCCGAGGAGTACAAAGTCCGCGCCAGCAACGGCAAGGTCTACAACCGCATGACCACCGTCGAAGGTCTCTGGACCTGCGCTGACGGCGTTGGCGCTTCCGGCCACAAGTTCTCCTCCGGCTCCCACGCTGAAGGCCGCATCGCCGGCAAGCAGATGGTCCGCTGGGTCGTGGATCACAAGGACTTCAAGCCCACCCTGGCTGTGAAGGCCGCCGACCTCGCCAAGGAGATCTACCAGCCCTGGTACACCTACGAGCAGTTCAAGGGTGCTTCCACCGCTCCGGAGATCAACCCCAACTACATCACCCCGCGCAACTTCATGATGCGCCTGATCAAGTGCTCGGACGAGTACGGCGGAGGCTGCGCCACCCTGTACATGACCTCCGGCGCTCTCTTGAAGACCGCCTTCTGGCTCATGGGCATGCTCGAGGAGGACAGCAAGAAGCTGGCCGCCCGCGACCTGCACGAGCTTATGCGCTGCTGGGAGCAGTTCCACCGTCTGTGGACCGTGCGCCTGCACCTGCAGCACATCGAGTTCCGCGAAGAGACCCGCTACCCCGGCTTCTACTATCGCGGCGACTGCATGGGCCTGGACGACAGCAAGTGGAAGTGCTTCGTGAACTCGAAGTACGACCCGGCCAAGAAAGAAGTGAAGATCTTCAAGAAGCCTTACATCCAGATCATCCCTGACGCCCAGTAA
- the aprB gene encoding adenylyl-sulfate reductase subunit beta, with protein sequence MPTFVNPEKCDGCKGGEKTACMYICPNDLMILDPEAMKAYNQEPDACWECYSCVKICPQGAIEARPYADFAPMGGTSIPMRSAEDIMWTVKFRNGSVKRFKFPIRTTPEGSIDPFGGKPEGGSLDDELLFTETALALPESPIMKKFELADSDKSQCWLDAVCD encoded by the coding sequence ATGCCGACCTTTGTCAATCCGGAAAAATGCGACGGCTGCAAGGGTGGCGAGAAGACCGCCTGCATGTACATTTGCCCGAACGACCTGATGATCCTGGATCCCGAGGCCATGAAGGCCTACAACCAGGAGCCTGACGCGTGCTGGGAATGTTACTCTTGCGTGAAAATCTGCCCCCAGGGCGCCATTGAAGCCCGCCCCTACGCCGACTTCGCCCCCATGGGTGGCACCTCCATCCCCATGCGTTCGGCCGAAGACATCATGTGGACCGTCAAGTTCCGCAACGGCTCCGTGAAGCGTTTCAAGTTCCCCATCCGCACCACCCCTGAAGGCTCCATCGACCCGTTCGGCGGCAAGCCCGAGGGCGGCAGCCTGGACGACGAGCTGCTCTTCACCGAGACCGCTCTGGCCCTGCCCGAGAGCCCGATCATGAAGAAGTTCGAGCTCGCCGACTCCGACAAGAGCCAGTGCTGGCTCGACGCCGTCTGCGACTAG
- the sat gene encoding sulfate adenylyltransferase, producing the protein MASKLVPPHGGKGLVCCLLEGAALAAEQKKAEGLKKIEISSQEKGDLIMMGIGGFSPLTGFMGKADWKSVCDKMTLTDGTFWPIPIMLATDDASVNAGDEVALVRNGVTMATIKVSEKFELSEDEKKWECETVYKGEGADSQTDFMGTAIKDHPGVQMVLARKKFCLAGPVKVLSEGDFPQKFPGVYKSPAQLRAEMDERGWKNVAALQLRNPMHRSHEYLCKIGVEVCDGVVIHSLVGALKPGDIPAEVRVDAINTLVEHYFVKKNVIQAGYPLDMRYAGPREALLHALFRQNYGMNKLIVGRDHAGVGDFYGMFEAQEIFDRIPYATPEAKCAVDPGKVLLTEPLKIDWTFYCTKCDGMASMRTCPHTKEDRVILSGTKLRKILSEGGAVPDHFGREECLVILKKYYAGLTEKVEVKMQKAASGAGM; encoded by the coding sequence ATGGCATCGAAACTCGTCCCCCCTCATGGCGGAAAAGGCCTTGTCTGCTGCTTGCTGGAAGGCGCCGCGCTCGCCGCTGAACAGAAGAAGGCCGAGGGTCTGAAGAAGATCGAAATCTCCTCTCAGGAGAAGGGTGACCTGATCATGATGGGCATCGGCGGCTTCAGCCCGCTGACCGGCTTCATGGGCAAGGCCGACTGGAAGAGCGTCTGCGACAAGATGACCCTCACCGACGGCACCTTCTGGCCCATCCCCATCATGCTCGCCACCGACGACGCCTCCGTCAACGCCGGCGACGAGGTCGCCCTGGTGCGCAACGGCGTCACCATGGCCACCATCAAGGTCTCCGAGAAGTTCGAGCTTTCCGAGGACGAGAAGAAGTGGGAATGTGAGACGGTCTACAAGGGCGAAGGCGCCGACTCCCAGACCGACTTCATGGGCACCGCCATCAAAGATCACCCGGGCGTGCAGATGGTTCTCGCCCGCAAGAAGTTCTGCCTGGCCGGCCCGGTGAAGGTCCTCTCCGAGGGCGACTTCCCCCAGAAGTTCCCCGGCGTGTACAAGAGCCCCGCTCAGCTGCGCGCCGAGATGGACGAGCGCGGCTGGAAGAACGTGGCCGCCCTGCAGCTGCGCAACCCCATGCACCGCTCCCACGAGTACCTGTGCAAGATCGGCGTCGAAGTGTGCGACGGCGTGGTCATCCACTCCCTGGTGGGCGCGCTGAAGCCCGGCGACATCCCGGCTGAAGTCCGCGTCGACGCCATCAACACCCTGGTCGAGCACTACTTCGTGAAGAAGAACGTCATCCAGGCCGGCTACCCCCTCGACATGCGCTACGCCGGTCCTCGCGAGGCCCTGCTGCACGCCCTGTTCCGCCAGAACTACGGCATGAACAAGCTCATCGTCGGCCGCGACCACGCCGGCGTGGGCGACTTCTACGGCATGTTTGAGGCCCAGGAGATCTTCGACCGGATCCCCTACGCCACCCCCGAGGCCAAGTGCGCCGTTGATCCTGGCAAGGTTCTGCTGACCGAGCCCCTGAAGATCGACTGGACCTTCTACTGCACAAAGTGCGACGGCATGGCCTCCATGCGCACCTGCCCGCACACCAAGGAAGACCGCGTCATCCTCTCCGGCACCAAGCTGCGCAAGATCCTCTCCGAGGGCGGCGCCGTGCCCGACCACTTC